A window of the Brassica napus cultivar Da-Ae chromosome A2, Da-Ae, whole genome shotgun sequence genome harbors these coding sequences:
- the LOC106406465 gene encoding transcription elongation factor SPT6 homolog isoform X4, with the protein MARNDISDEEDDHELEDEEGEPVHGDPVENPDNDDEDEEEGDNEYDKNDGFIVSDEEEEDDEGEEERQNSDGEKKKKKKKKRRKKDEDLDEEDYLLLQDNNPKFQKRKYKRLKKAQREFGQGGSSDDDFDGSSGAGRSAEDKIKDDLFDDVDDLPDDDVGDEEELAVDEDVVGSEDEMADFIVDEDGNGHRRKGDHKKKKYRQGSDISALRDASEIFGDVDELLLIRKKGLASSERVERRLEDEFEPTVLSDKYMTGKDDEIRQLDMPERMQISEESTGSPPIDELSIEEESNWIYAQFTSLLKDPDGLHIFGGQGFSVKKDDIAKFLELHHVQKLEIPFIAMYRKEQCRSLLDSSDISELYIEKKPETKWHKVFWMIQDLDRKWLLLRKRKMALHGYYTKRFEEESRRVYDETRLNLNQYLFESVIKSLKVAETEREVDDVDSKFNLHFPAGEVGIDEGQYKRPKRKSQYSICSKAGLWEVANKFGYSAEQLGLALSLEKLVDELEDAKETPEEKALNFVCAMFENPQAVLRGARHMAAVEISCEPSVKKYVRGIYMENAVVSTSPTADGNGVIDSFHQFSGVKWLREKPLSKFEGSQWLLIQKAEEEKLLQVTFKLPENFMNRLISDCNEHYLSVGVSKYAQLWNEQRKLILEDALHTFILPSMEKEARSLLTIRAKSRLLSEYGQALWNKVSAGPYQKKEMDISSDEESAPRVMACCWGPGTPPNTFVMLDSSGEVLDVLYAGSLTLRSQNVSDQQRKKNDQDRVLKFMVDHQPHVLALGAVNLSCTRLKDDIYEVIFQVVEEKPRDVGHGMDDLTIVYVDESLPRLYENSRISGEQLPQQSGIVKRAVALGRYLQNPLAMAATLCGPGREILSWKLHPLENFLQVDEKYEMVEQVMVDITNQVGIDINLAASHEWFCSPLQFISGLGPRKAASLQRSLVRAGSIFVRKDLIMHGLGKKVFVNAAGFLRIRRSGLAASSSQFIDLLDDTRIHPESYGLAQELAKDIYDQDVRDDSNDDEDAIEMAIEHVRDRPGSLRKVVLEEYLASKKRENKKETYGNIMRELSCGFQDWRMPYKDPTPDEEFYMNSGETEDTIAEGRIVQATVRRLQSGRAICVLDSGLTGMLTKEDFADDGRDIVELSDRLNEGEILTCKIKSIQKESYRVFLICKESEMRNNRRQQNQNLDPYYREDRNSLQTEKEKARKEKELVRKHFKSRMIVHPRFQNITADQATEYLSDKDFGESIVRPSSRGLNYLTLTLKIYGGVYAHKEIVEGGKESKDITSLQRIGKTLTIGEDTFEDLDEVMDRYVDPLVSHLKTMLNYRKFRKGTKSEVDELLRMEKSENPARIVYSFGISDEHPGTFILSYIRSTNPHHEYVGLYPKGFKFRKRMFEDIDRLVAYFQRHIGDPLQETVPSIRSVAAMVPMRSPADRGSSGGGAGGWGGSQSEGGWKGNSDRSSAPRPGRGGEYRNGGGRGDGHPSGAPRPYGGRGRGRGRSDNNREREDGNRDWGNNNSGTGDGGWGSESGGNKSGGAGGWGSESGGGGWGNDSGGKKSSEDGGWGGGSGSGGGGGGWGNESAGKKSGEDSGWGNESSGNKSGGGGW; encoded by the exons ATGGCAAGGAACGACATTTCCGACGAAGAAG ATGATCATGAGCTCGAGGATGAGGAGGGAGAGCCAGTTCATGGAGATCCTGTCGAGAACCCTGACaacgatgatgaagatgaagaggagg GTGATAATGAATATGATAAGAATGATGGTTTCATAGTgagtgatgaagaagaagaagatgacgagggagaagaagagaggCAAAATAGCGAtggggagaagaagaaaaagaagaagaagaaacgaaggaaaaa GGACGAAGATCTTGATGAAGAGGATTATCTGCTGCTCCAAGATAACAACCCGAAATTCCAAAAG AGAAAGTATAAGAGGTTGAAGAAAGCTCAAAGGGAGTTTGGCCAGGGAGGATCATCTGATGATGATTTTGATGGGAGTAGTGGAGCTGGGAGAAGTGCTGAGGACAAGATTAAAGACGATCTGTTTGATGATGTTGATG ATCTGCCTGATGATGATGTAGGCGATGAGGAAGAACTAGCTGTGGACGAAGATGTAGTTGGGAGCGAGGATGAAATGGCAGATTTCATCGTAGATGAAGATGGCAATGGTCATCGTAGGAA GGGCGaccataagaaaaagaaatatagaCAGGGATCAGATATCAGTGCTCTGAGAGACGCTAGCGAAATATTTGGCGATGTTGACGAGCTTTTGTTAATTCGCAAAAAGGGTTTGGCATCAAGTGAAAGGGTGGAAAGAAGGCTTGAAGATGAGTTTGAACCAACTGTTCTCTCTGATAAGTACATGACAGGGAAAGATGATGAAATCCGCCAACTTGATATGCCTGAGAGGATGCAG ATATCTGAAGAAAGCACTGGAAGCCCTCCGATAGATGAACTCAGCATTGAGGAAGAGAGCAATTGGATATATGCCCAATTTACTTCTCTACTAAAAGATCCTGATGGACTTCACATTTTTGGTGGTCAAGGTTTCTCGGTTAAGAAGGATGACATTGCAAAGTTTTTGGAGCTACATCATGTGCAGAAACTAGAG ATACCATTTATAGCTATGTACAGAAAGGAGCAATGCCGGAGCTTGTTAGATTCTTCTGATATCAGTGAGCTCTATATAGAGAAGAAACCGGAGACCAAGTGGCATAAG GTCTTCTGGATGATTCAGGACTTGGATAGGAAGTGGCTCCTTCTTCGAAAAAGGAAAATGGCGTTGCATGGTTACTACACAAAACGTTTCGAAGAAGAGTCCAGGAGGGTTTATGATGAAACTAGGCTTAACCTAAATCAATATCTTTTTGAATCAGTCATTAAGTCTCTTAAAGTGGCAGAAACAGAAAGAGAAGTTGATGATGTAGATTCCAAGTTCAACTTGCATTTTCCTGCCGGTGAAGTTGGTATTGATGAAGGGCAGTACAAGAGGCCTAAGAGAAAATCACAATATAGCATCTGCAGCAAAGCGGGGCTCTGGGAGGTTGCAAACAAATTTGGGTATAGTGCTGAGCAATTGGGACTTGCATTGTCCCTTGAAAAACTG GTTGATGAGCTTGAGGATGCAAAGGAAACACCAGAGGAAAAGGCATTGAACTTTGTGTGTGCAATGTTTGAAAATCCTCAAGCTGTTCTAAGGGGTGCACGGCATATG GCTGCAGTTGAGATAAGTTGCGAGCCATCAGTCAAAAAGTATGTCCGTGGGATTTATATGGAGAATGCAGTAGTCTCAACAAGTCCAACAGCAGATGGGAATGGAGTAATAGACTCTTTCCATCAGTTTTCTGGGGTTAAGTGGTTACGAGAAAAGCCACTGAGCAAGTTTGAGGGTTCGCAGTGGCTTCTCATTCAGAAGGCAGAAGAGGAGAAACTTCTTCAAGTAACGTTCAAGCTGCCCGAGAATTTCATGAACAGGCTAATTAGTGACTGCAATGAACACTATCTAAGTGTTGGGGTCAGTAAGTATGCTCAACTCTGGAATGAGCAAAGAAAATTAATACTGGAGGATGCACTTCATACTTTTATTTTGCCATCAATGGAGAAAGAAGCAAGATCCTTGCTAACTATTAGAGCGAAGAGTAGGCTGCTTTCTGAGTATGGACAGGCTTTGTGGAACAAGGTGTCTGCAGGGCCAtatcaaaagaaagaaatggacaTTAGCTCAGATGAGGAATCTGCACCAAGGGTCATGGCATGTTGTTGGGGACCTGGAACGCCACCAAATACGTTTGTGATGCTGGATTCATCGGGAGAGGTGCTTGATGTCCTTTATGCTGGATCTCTCACACTGCGATCCCAGAATGTCAGCGACCAGCAACGTAAAAAGAATGACCAGGATCGTGTTTTAAAGTTTATGGTGGACCATCAACCGCATGTTCTGGCTTTAGGAGCTGTCAATTTGTCTTGTACTCGTCTGAAAGATGATATATATGAG gtCATATTCCAGGTGGTGGAGGAAAAGCCTAGAGATGTTGGACATGGGATGGATGATTTAACCATTGTTTATGTAGACGAATCACTTCCTAGGCTATATGAAAACTCTCGAATCTCAGGTGAACAGCTACCTCAACAGTCAGGGATCGTGAAACGTGCAGTTGCTCTTGGACGCTATCTCCAGAATCCTCTTGCAATGGCTGCGACTTTATGCGGTCCAGGCCGGGAGATATTGTCTTGGAAGCTTCATCCATTGGAGAATTTTCTTCAGGTTGACGAGAAGTATGAGATGGTTGAGCAGGTTATGGTTGACATAACAAACCAGGTTGGAATCGACATTAATTTGGCAGCTAGCCATGAGTGGTTTTGTTCTCCTTTACAGTTCATTTCTGGACTTGGGCCTAGGAAAGCTGCGTCATTGCAAAGGTCACTTGTTAGAGCTGGATCTATATTTGTCCGCAAGGACCTGATAATGCATGGTCTTGGTAAAAAGGTGTTTGTAAATGCAGCTGGTTTCTTGCGCATCCGAAGGAGTGGGCTGGCTGCTAGTAGCAGTCAATTTATCGACTTATTGGATGACACCAGAATACATCCCGAGTCGTATGGTCTTGCACAAGAATTGGCAAAAGATATTTATGATCAAGATGTAAGAGATGATTCGAATGATGATGAGGATGCAATAGAGATGGCAATAGAGCATGTGAGAGATCGGCCAGGCTCTTTGAGGAAAGTTGTCCTTGAGGAGTATCTTGCAAGCAAGAAACGAGAGAACAAGAAGGAAACTTACGGTAATATCATGAGAGAGTTAAGCTGTGGTTTCCAGGATTGGCGGATGCCTTATAAAGATCCAACTCCAGATGAAGAGTTTTATATGAACTCAGGAGAGACTGAAGATACCATAGCTGAAGGCAGAATTGTCCAGGCCACTGTTCGGAGATTACAGAGTGGAAGAGCCATATGTGTCTTAGATTCTGGATTAACTGGGATGCTTACGAAGGAAGATTTCGCAGATGATGGGAGAGACATTGTCGAGTTGTCGGACCGACTAAATGAAGGCGAAATTCTTACATGCAAGATCAAATCGATTCAAAAGGAGAGCTATCGGGTGTTCCTTATTTGCAAAGAAAGTGAAATGAGAAACAACAGGCGCCAGCAAAACCAGAATCTTGATCCCTATTACCGTGAGGATAGAAACAGTCTCCAGACTGAAAAAGAGAAAGCTCGAAAAGAAAAGGAGCTGGTGAGGAAGCATTTCAAGTCTCGGATGATTGTCCATCCCCGTTTCCAGAACATCACTGCTGACCAAGCAACCGAG TATTTGTCTGACAAAGATTTTGGAGAAAGCATTGTTCGTCCAAGTTCTCGAGGACTCAATTACTTGACATTGACGCTTAAGATCTACGGTGGAGTCTATGCTCACAAGGAGATAGTTGAAGGTGGAAAAGAAAGCAAGGACATCACAAGTTTACAGCGGATTGGGAAGACGCTGACAATTGGAGAGGACACCTTCGAGGATTTAGATGAG GTCATGGATCGGTATGTTGATCCTCTAGTCTCTCATCTCAAGACGATGCTTAACTATAGGAAGTTCCGGAAGGGGACAAAATCAGAAGTTGATGAGCTTCTCAGGATGGAGAAGAGTGAAAATCCTGCAAGGATAGTGTACTCTTTCGGGATATCAGACGAGCATCCAGGAACCTTTATACTGTCTTACATAAGGAGCACAAATCCACATCACGAGTATGTTGGTCTATACCCCAAGGGATTCAAGTTCAGGAAAAGGATGTTTGAAGACATTGACAGGCTTGTGGCGTACTTCCAGAGGCATATTGGTGACCCGTTGCAGGAAACAGTTCCATCTATCAGGTCTGTTGCGGCCATGGTGCCGATGAGAAGCCCAGCGGACCGTGGCTCTTCTGGAGGTGGTGCTGGTGGTTGGGGTGGTTCTCAGAGTGAAGGAGGCTGGAAAGGTAACTCGGATCGCTCATCTGCACCAAGACCAG GGAGAGGCGGTGAGTACAGAAATGGTGGTGGACGTGGTGATGGGCATCCAAGTGGAGCGCCTAGGCCGTATGGTGGTCGTGGTCGAGGCAGAGGACGGAGTGATAACAACAGAGAGAGGGAAGATGGAAACCGAGATTGGGGAAATAACAATTCCGGAACCGGAGATGGAGGTTGGGGAAGCGAGTCTGGTGGTAATAAGAGTGGCGGGGCAGGCGGTTGGGGTAGCGAATCTGGAGGTGGTGGTTGGGGAAATGATTCTGGTGGTAAAAAGAGCAGCGAGGATGGTGGTTGGGGTGGCGGTTCTGGTTCTGGTGGTGGCGGCGGTGGTTGGGGAAACGAGTCTGCCGGTAAAAAGAGTGGTGAAGATAGTGGTTGGGGAAACGAGTCTAGTGGTAATAAGAGCGGAGGTGGCGGGTGGTGA
- the LOC106406465 gene encoding transcription elongation factor SPT6 homolog isoform X2, whose protein sequence is MARNDISDEEDDHELEDEEGEPVHGDPVENPDNDDEDEEEGDNEYDKNDGFIVSDEEEEDDEGEEERQNSDGEKKKKKKKKRRKKDEDLDEEDYLLLQDNNPKFQKRKYKRLKKAQREFGQGGSSDDDFDGSSGAGRSAEDKIKDDLFDDVDVDLPDDDVGDEEELAVDEDVVGSEDEMADFIVDEDGNGHRRKGDHKKKKYRQGSDISALRDASEIFGDVDELLLIRKKGLASSERVERRLEDEFEPTVLSDKYMTGKDDEIRQLDMPERMQISEESTGSPPIDELSIEEESNWIYAQFTSLLKDPDGLHIFGGQGFSVKKDDIAKFLELHHVQKLEIPFIAMYRKEQCRSLLDSSDISELYIEKKPETKWHKVFWMIQDLDRKWLLLRKRKMALHGYYTKRFEEESRRVYDETRLNLNQYLFESVIKSLKVAETEREVDDVDSKFNLHFPAGEVGIDEGQYKRPKRKSQYSICSKAGLWEVANKFGYSAEQLGLALSLEKLVDELEDAKETPEEKALNFVCAMFENPQAVLRGARHMAAVEISCEPSVKKYVRGIYMENAVVSTSPTADGNGVIDSFHQFSGVKWLREKPLSKFEGSQWLLIQKAEEEKLLQVTFKLPENFMNRLISDCNEHYLSVGVSKYAQLWNEQRKLILEDALHTFILPSMEKEARSLLTIRAKSRLLSEYGQALWNKVSAGPYQKKEMDISSDEESAPRVMACCWGPGTPPNTFVMLDSSGEVLDVLYAGSLTLRSQNVSDQQRKKNDQDRVLKFMVDHQPHVLALGAVNLSCTRLKDDIYEVIFQVVEEKPRDVGHGMDDLTIVYVDESLPRLYENSRISGEQLPQQSGIVKRAVALGRYLQNPLAMAATLCGPGREILSWKLHPLENFLQVDEKYEMVEQVMVDITNQVGIDINLAASHEWFCSPLQFISGLGPRKAASLQRSLVRAGSIFVRKDLIMHGLGKKVFVNAAGFLRIRRSGLAASSSQFIDLLDDTRIHPESYGLAQELAKDIYDQDVRDDSNDDEDAIEMAIEHVRDRPGSLRKVVLEEYLASKKRENKKETYGNIMRELSCGFQDWRMPYKDPTPDEEFYMNSGETEDTIAEGRIVQATVRRLQSGRAICVLDSGLTGMLTKEDFADDGRDIVELSDRLNEGEILTCKIKSIQKESYRVFLICKESEMRNNRRQQNQNLDPYYREDRNSLQTEKEKARKEKELVRKHFKSRMIVHPRFQNITADQATEYLSDKDFGESIVRPSSRGLNYLTLTLKIYGGVYAHKEIVEGGKESKDITSLQRIGKTLTIGEDTFEDLDEVMDRYVDPLVSHLKTMLNYRKFRKGTKSEVDELLRMEKSENPARIVYSFGISDEHPGTFILSYIRSTNPHHEYVGLYPKGFKFRKRMFEDIDRLVAYFQRHIGDPLQETVPSIRSVAAMVPMRSPADRGSSGGGAGGWGGSQSEGGWKGNSDRSSAPRPGRGGEYRNGGGRGDGHPSGAPRPYGGRGRGRGRSDNNREREDGNRDWGNNNSGTGDGGWGSESGGNKSGGAGGWGSESGGGGWGNDSGGKKSSEDGGWGGGSGSGGGGGGWGNESAGKKSGEDSGWGNESSGNKSGGGGW, encoded by the exons ATGGCAAGGAACGACATTTCCGACGAAGAAG ATGATCATGAGCTCGAGGATGAGGAGGGAGAGCCAGTTCATGGAGATCCTGTCGAGAACCCTGACaacgatgatgaagatgaagaggagg GTGATAATGAATATGATAAGAATGATGGTTTCATAGTgagtgatgaagaagaagaagatgacgagggagaagaagagaggCAAAATAGCGAtggggagaagaagaaaaagaagaagaagaaacgaaggaaaaa GGACGAAGATCTTGATGAAGAGGATTATCTGCTGCTCCAAGATAACAACCCGAAATTCCAAAAG AGAAAGTATAAGAGGTTGAAGAAAGCTCAAAGGGAGTTTGGCCAGGGAGGATCATCTGATGATGATTTTGATGGGAGTAGTGGAGCTGGGAGAAGTGCTGAGGACAAGATTAAAGACGATCTGTTTGATGATGTTGATG TAGATCTGCCTGATGATGATGTAGGCGATGAGGAAGAACTAGCTGTGGACGAAGATGTAGTTGGGAGCGAGGATGAAATGGCAGATTTCATCGTAGATGAAGATGGCAATGGTCATCGTAGGAA GGGCGaccataagaaaaagaaatatagaCAGGGATCAGATATCAGTGCTCTGAGAGACGCTAGCGAAATATTTGGCGATGTTGACGAGCTTTTGTTAATTCGCAAAAAGGGTTTGGCATCAAGTGAAAGGGTGGAAAGAAGGCTTGAAGATGAGTTTGAACCAACTGTTCTCTCTGATAAGTACATGACAGGGAAAGATGATGAAATCCGCCAACTTGATATGCCTGAGAGGATGCAG ATATCTGAAGAAAGCACTGGAAGCCCTCCGATAGATGAACTCAGCATTGAGGAAGAGAGCAATTGGATATATGCCCAATTTACTTCTCTACTAAAAGATCCTGATGGACTTCACATTTTTGGTGGTCAAGGTTTCTCGGTTAAGAAGGATGACATTGCAAAGTTTTTGGAGCTACATCATGTGCAGAAACTAGAG ATACCATTTATAGCTATGTACAGAAAGGAGCAATGCCGGAGCTTGTTAGATTCTTCTGATATCAGTGAGCTCTATATAGAGAAGAAACCGGAGACCAAGTGGCATAAG GTCTTCTGGATGATTCAGGACTTGGATAGGAAGTGGCTCCTTCTTCGAAAAAGGAAAATGGCGTTGCATGGTTACTACACAAAACGTTTCGAAGAAGAGTCCAGGAGGGTTTATGATGAAACTAGGCTTAACCTAAATCAATATCTTTTTGAATCAGTCATTAAGTCTCTTAAAGTGGCAGAAACAGAAAGAGAAGTTGATGATGTAGATTCCAAGTTCAACTTGCATTTTCCTGCCGGTGAAGTTGGTATTGATGAAGGGCAGTACAAGAGGCCTAAGAGAAAATCACAATATAGCATCTGCAGCAAAGCGGGGCTCTGGGAGGTTGCAAACAAATTTGGGTATAGTGCTGAGCAATTGGGACTTGCATTGTCCCTTGAAAAACTG GTTGATGAGCTTGAGGATGCAAAGGAAACACCAGAGGAAAAGGCATTGAACTTTGTGTGTGCAATGTTTGAAAATCCTCAAGCTGTTCTAAGGGGTGCACGGCATATG GCTGCAGTTGAGATAAGTTGCGAGCCATCAGTCAAAAAGTATGTCCGTGGGATTTATATGGAGAATGCAGTAGTCTCAACAAGTCCAACAGCAGATGGGAATGGAGTAATAGACTCTTTCCATCAGTTTTCTGGGGTTAAGTGGTTACGAGAAAAGCCACTGAGCAAGTTTGAGGGTTCGCAGTGGCTTCTCATTCAGAAGGCAGAAGAGGAGAAACTTCTTCAAGTAACGTTCAAGCTGCCCGAGAATTTCATGAACAGGCTAATTAGTGACTGCAATGAACACTATCTAAGTGTTGGGGTCAGTAAGTATGCTCAACTCTGGAATGAGCAAAGAAAATTAATACTGGAGGATGCACTTCATACTTTTATTTTGCCATCAATGGAGAAAGAAGCAAGATCCTTGCTAACTATTAGAGCGAAGAGTAGGCTGCTTTCTGAGTATGGACAGGCTTTGTGGAACAAGGTGTCTGCAGGGCCAtatcaaaagaaagaaatggacaTTAGCTCAGATGAGGAATCTGCACCAAGGGTCATGGCATGTTGTTGGGGACCTGGAACGCCACCAAATACGTTTGTGATGCTGGATTCATCGGGAGAGGTGCTTGATGTCCTTTATGCTGGATCTCTCACACTGCGATCCCAGAATGTCAGCGACCAGCAACGTAAAAAGAATGACCAGGATCGTGTTTTAAAGTTTATGGTGGACCATCAACCGCATGTTCTGGCTTTAGGAGCTGTCAATTTGTCTTGTACTCGTCTGAAAGATGATATATATGAG gtCATATTCCAGGTGGTGGAGGAAAAGCCTAGAGATGTTGGACATGGGATGGATGATTTAACCATTGTTTATGTAGACGAATCACTTCCTAGGCTATATGAAAACTCTCGAATCTCAGGTGAACAGCTACCTCAACAGTCAGGGATCGTGAAACGTGCAGTTGCTCTTGGACGCTATCTCCAGAATCCTCTTGCAATGGCTGCGACTTTATGCGGTCCAGGCCGGGAGATATTGTCTTGGAAGCTTCATCCATTGGAGAATTTTCTTCAGGTTGACGAGAAGTATGAGATGGTTGAGCAGGTTATGGTTGACATAACAAACCAGGTTGGAATCGACATTAATTTGGCAGCTAGCCATGAGTGGTTTTGTTCTCCTTTACAGTTCATTTCTGGACTTGGGCCTAGGAAAGCTGCGTCATTGCAAAGGTCACTTGTTAGAGCTGGATCTATATTTGTCCGCAAGGACCTGATAATGCATGGTCTTGGTAAAAAGGTGTTTGTAAATGCAGCTGGTTTCTTGCGCATCCGAAGGAGTGGGCTGGCTGCTAGTAGCAGTCAATTTATCGACTTATTGGATGACACCAGAATACATCCCGAGTCGTATGGTCTTGCACAAGAATTGGCAAAAGATATTTATGATCAAGATGTAAGAGATGATTCGAATGATGATGAGGATGCAATAGAGATGGCAATAGAGCATGTGAGAGATCGGCCAGGCTCTTTGAGGAAAGTTGTCCTTGAGGAGTATCTTGCAAGCAAGAAACGAGAGAACAAGAAGGAAACTTACGGTAATATCATGAGAGAGTTAAGCTGTGGTTTCCAGGATTGGCGGATGCCTTATAAAGATCCAACTCCAGATGAAGAGTTTTATATGAACTCAGGAGAGACTGAAGATACCATAGCTGAAGGCAGAATTGTCCAGGCCACTGTTCGGAGATTACAGAGTGGAAGAGCCATATGTGTCTTAGATTCTGGATTAACTGGGATGCTTACGAAGGAAGATTTCGCAGATGATGGGAGAGACATTGTCGAGTTGTCGGACCGACTAAATGAAGGCGAAATTCTTACATGCAAGATCAAATCGATTCAAAAGGAGAGCTATCGGGTGTTCCTTATTTGCAAAGAAAGTGAAATGAGAAACAACAGGCGCCAGCAAAACCAGAATCTTGATCCCTATTACCGTGAGGATAGAAACAGTCTCCAGACTGAAAAAGAGAAAGCTCGAAAAGAAAAGGAGCTGGTGAGGAAGCATTTCAAGTCTCGGATGATTGTCCATCCCCGTTTCCAGAACATCACTGCTGACCAAGCAACCGAG TATTTGTCTGACAAAGATTTTGGAGAAAGCATTGTTCGTCCAAGTTCTCGAGGACTCAATTACTTGACATTGACGCTTAAGATCTACGGTGGAGTCTATGCTCACAAGGAGATAGTTGAAGGTGGAAAAGAAAGCAAGGACATCACAAGTTTACAGCGGATTGGGAAGACGCTGACAATTGGAGAGGACACCTTCGAGGATTTAGATGAG GTCATGGATCGGTATGTTGATCCTCTAGTCTCTCATCTCAAGACGATGCTTAACTATAGGAAGTTCCGGAAGGGGACAAAATCAGAAGTTGATGAGCTTCTCAGGATGGAGAAGAGTGAAAATCCTGCAAGGATAGTGTACTCTTTCGGGATATCAGACGAGCATCCAGGAACCTTTATACTGTCTTACATAAGGAGCACAAATCCACATCACGAGTATGTTGGTCTATACCCCAAGGGATTCAAGTTCAGGAAAAGGATGTTTGAAGACATTGACAGGCTTGTGGCGTACTTCCAGAGGCATATTGGTGACCCGTTGCAGGAAACAGTTCCATCTATCAGGTCTGTTGCGGCCATGGTGCCGATGAGAAGCCCAGCGGACCGTGGCTCTTCTGGAGGTGGTGCTGGTGGTTGGGGTGGTTCTCAGAGTGAAGGAGGCTGGAAAGGTAACTCGGATCGCTCATCTGCACCAAGACCAG GGAGAGGCGGTGAGTACAGAAATGGTGGTGGACGTGGTGATGGGCATCCAAGTGGAGCGCCTAGGCCGTATGGTGGTCGTGGTCGAGGCAGAGGACGGAGTGATAACAACAGAGAGAGGGAAGATGGAAACCGAGATTGGGGAAATAACAATTCCGGAACCGGAGATGGAGGTTGGGGAAGCGAGTCTGGTGGTAATAAGAGTGGCGGGGCAGGCGGTTGGGGTAGCGAATCTGGAGGTGGTGGTTGGGGAAATGATTCTGGTGGTAAAAAGAGCAGCGAGGATGGTGGTTGGGGTGGCGGTTCTGGTTCTGGTGGTGGCGGCGGTGGTTGGGGAAACGAGTCTGCCGGTAAAAAGAGTGGTGAAGATAGTGGTTGGGGAAACGAGTCTAGTGGTAATAAGAGCGGAGGTGGCGGGTGGTGA